Proteins from a genomic interval of Diaminobutyricimonas aerilata:
- a CDS encoding dienelactone hydrolase family protein, translating to MTIAVSVTVLALVVIAWTPTARKRFVVASSSAVVVIGLTVVLVAEPRWMLVPLALAGVLAVSTVAVRASERPTSRAGAVARGAAAWLTSLAAIASAVIAGGAAWALPALVLPDPSGKHTVGSTVIQWDTGVDEVLTAAPGDTRVLVAQLWYPTEADGPRRPYLESAVVSEAMADQAGLPGFLLDGVAHAETHAIEDAPRVEGPLPLVLFSPGLGGVRTQNSAWAEDLASHGYLVAALDHPYDSAAVVLEDGTVIRSALTTTGDDETDQRVADELAGIRADDLLATLDHLQSHLGIEVGAVAAAGHSIGGAAAILAASRDARVDAVIDIDGLPRGGTPTVPVLAIVAGGGAGSVESDARYERALSEVLASCGTRVVVPGTQHLSFTDAALFLPPLSSLIGSAGRTAGIEAANEETRRFLETTFDRASCPG from the coding sequence ATGACCATCGCCGTGTCCGTCACCGTCCTCGCACTCGTCGTGATCGCCTGGACGCCGACAGCGCGCAAGCGATTCGTCGTCGCGTCGTCGTCAGCGGTCGTCGTGATCGGGCTCACCGTGGTGCTCGTGGCCGAGCCGCGCTGGATGCTCGTTCCCCTCGCTCTCGCGGGCGTGCTCGCCGTCTCGACGGTCGCCGTGCGCGCCTCCGAGCGTCCGACGAGTCGCGCCGGCGCCGTCGCCCGCGGTGCTGCGGCGTGGCTCACCTCGCTCGCCGCCATCGCCTCGGCCGTGATCGCCGGTGGCGCCGCGTGGGCGCTGCCCGCGCTCGTCCTCCCCGATCCGAGCGGGAAGCACACGGTCGGCAGCACGGTCATCCAGTGGGATACCGGCGTCGACGAAGTGCTCACGGCCGCACCCGGCGACACCCGGGTGCTCGTGGCGCAGCTCTGGTATCCGACGGAGGCCGACGGTCCACGTCGGCCCTACCTGGAGAGCGCGGTCGTCTCCGAGGCGATGGCCGACCAGGCGGGTCTGCCCGGATTCCTCCTCGACGGCGTCGCCCACGCGGAGACCCACGCGATCGAGGACGCCCCGCGCGTCGAGGGCCCACTTCCGCTCGTGCTCTTCTCCCCCGGCCTGGGCGGCGTGCGCACCCAGAACTCGGCCTGGGCGGAGGATCTCGCCAGTCACGGCTACCTCGTCGCGGCACTCGACCACCCGTACGACTCCGCAGCCGTCGTGCTCGAGGACGGCACGGTGATCCGTTCCGCACTGACCACGACGGGTGACGACGAGACCGACCAGCGGGTCGCCGACGAGCTCGCGGGCATCCGCGCCGATGACCTGCTCGCGACCCTCGACCACCTTCAGAGCCATCTCGGGATCGAAGTCGGCGCAGTCGCGGCCGCCGGACACTCGATCGGCGGTGCCGCGGCGATACTCGCCGCGTCGCGGGATGCACGGGTGGATGCCGTGATCGACATCGACGGTCTTCCGCGGGGCGGCACCCCGACGGTTCCTGTGCTGGCGATCGTGGCCGGAGGAGGTGCCGGAAGTGTCGAGAGCGACGCGCGCTACGAACGGGCGCTCAGCGAGGTGCTCGCGTCCTGCGGCACCCGCGTGGTGGTGCCCGGCACGCAGCACCTCAGCTTCACGGACGCGGCGCTCTTCCTGCCGCCGCTGTCGTCGCTGATCGGCTCGGCCGGACGGACCGCCGGGATCGAGGCCGCGAACGAAGAGACGAGGAGGTTCCTCGAGACGACGTTCGACCGCGCATCCTGCCCCGGATGA